The window TAGAGACGCAGGGTCGCCTCCAACGCAGCCAAGGTCATCTTGTCGATGCGCATGGCGCGGTTGATCTGGTTCTTCTTGATGCGGTCCACGTATTCCTTTTTACCAACAATGATACCGGCCTGAGGACCGCCAAGGACCTTGTCGCCGGAGAAGGATACCAGATCGGCGCCCTGAGCAATAACTTCCTGCACTGTGGGCTCGCCCAACAACCCTGCACCCTGAAGCGAATACAGAGAACCAGAGCCCAAATCCTCGATAACCGGAAGGTTGTACTTGTCGCCCAGTGCCCGCATTTCCGGCAGCCCCACTTCCTTGGTGAAGCCCACAATACGGTAATTGGATGTGTGTACCCGCATGAGCGCACCGGTCTCGTCGTTGATGGCGTTCTCGTAGTCATGCACATGCGCCCGGTTGGTGGCTCCAACCTCATGCAGCGTCGCCCCGGACTTTTTCATGACTTCAGGGATTCGGAACGAACCGCCGATTTCCACCAACTGACCGCGGGAAACAATAACTTCCTTACCCTTGGCAAGGGTCTCCAGCATGATAAATACGGCTGCAGCGTTGTTGTTCACCACCAAGGCGGCTTCGGCCCCGGTGATGTCACACAAAATCTTTTCCACGTGGGAATAACGGCTGCCTCGCTGCCCTGTGGACAGATCGAATTCGCAGTTGGAGTAATGTCCGCACGCCTCTGCCACCGCTTCAATAGCGGATTTTGCCAGCAGCGAACGGCCAAGATTGGTATGGACGACCACGCCCGTTGCATTGAGTACACGCCGGAAATGGGGCCTCGACTGTGCACGGACATAGGCAGTCATTCGCGGCAGAAGCACTTCCAACTTCAGTTGCGCCTCTTCGGTAATGGCTCCGGCACGAATTTCCTCGCGGCAGATATCCAGAAAGGCGGACGCATGGTCCTTGATCAGGGGACGCGGTAGCGCGGCCATATCCTTGTCGGTGGTAATTCCGTCCAGAATCTGATCCATGGACGGCAAGAAGCGGTACAATTTACTCATAATCCTGATGTGTTATGGGGTAAGAAACTGTGGATACAGACTGTAAAACTCAGCCAGCAGATACAGGGAACCGCACACCAGCACAGGCTCGGCAGCATCGTGGCACATGGTAAGAGCATCTTTCATGGATGGAGCGGTTACGGCCCGATCACCAAATTTCGAGGCCAACTCTCCTGCACTACAGGCACGCTCATTCTCCATGTCCGGCACGATGATGAGCCCGTCAGTCAGGGACTTGATACGACTGATCATGGGGCCAATGTCCTTGTCTCCCATGCAGGTGAAAATTACGGCACCGGGACGCATATCCTCGGCATACAAGGCGCTGTCCAGCGCCTCCAGGGCGTGGCTGTTATGCGCACCGTCCAGTATGAAGGTATGCCCATCAATCTCCACTTGCTGCATACGCCCCGGCAGAAAAGCTGATTCAAGGCCAAACGCCTCGGAAATGGGCTCGCTCTTATAGTTGTTACCAGCGGCATGCCAACGCCATCCGGCCAATGCGAGTCGTGCATTGGCTGACTGATGAATGCCCATCAGCCCCAGCCGCATTTCATCTACGGGGTCTGCCATATCCACGGCATACATGAAGCGTGCATTGACAGCGCTGGCCCGGTCCTGCAACGGGATCATGGCCTCGGTCACCTGAATACCGGTGATAATCTGCCCGCCCGCGTGAATGGCTCCAGCCTTGTCCGTAGCAATATCGGTCAGCGTTGGACCCAAAATCTTTTCATGGTCCATCCCGATAGGCGTAAATAACGTCAGAGTCGGACGGAACACATTGGTGGCATCAAATTTACCACCCAGCCCGGCTTCCATGACAGCCAGTTCCACGCCTTCGCGCTCAAAGGCGAGCATGGCGATACAGGTCTGAAATTCAAAGTAGGTGAGCTTGTCTCCGCCCGGTGTCGCCAGCACTTCATTGGCCAACTCCACCCAAACGTCACGATCCAGCAGGGATCGATTCACCTGCACTCGCTCTCGTGGCGTGATGAAATGTGGCGAAGTAAACAACCCGGTCTTAACCCCATGGGCACGGGCAATGGAACAGAGAAAAGTAGAAGTGGACCCTTTGCCATTGGTGCCGACCACGTGAATAACGGGGACATCGGGCAATCCGCGGGCCTCCCAAAAAGCCTCCATGCGGTCCAGGGTCAGATCCATATGAAACAGGCCGAGCCTGTCCATGTATTCGGTCAGTTGCGTATAATTGTCGATTCGTGTCACGATGTACTTACCTAACAGGAAGTGGTCCGGCGGGGAAGCCCTTGAGAGTAATCGAATATTAGACGAATTATATCCTTGACCTGCACCGCAACCACTATTATCAGGAATCCCTACGCGCCAGTAGCTCAGTTGGATAGAGCATCGGCCTTCTAAGCCGACGGCCCAGGGTTCGAATCCTTGCTGGCGCACCAGAAACAAACAAGGGATTTAGGCACATTGCTTAAATCCCTTTGTTTTTTCCTTCCATCCCGCCTTGAATCTCGCTCCATCATACTCCACACACATGCATAAAATGAGGCTTGTTGTGGTTTGCATCTGCAAGCACCCCTGAGGCTTCATTGCCTGAACAAACTTTTTTCACTGAAGTTGGGCAGAAGCCCTCCTTTTTTGTTTACCAAAAATTCGTTTGGGATTATTGGCTTGCGCATCTTCATTCGAGCATCTTTGACGGATGGAGAATGTCACCCCAGGAGGCTGTTCATGAGCCCCGTTCAAGAGAGTAGAAAATACTCGCATTCCACTGTCATATTTAGGGAAGCCCTCCCCTCTGACCTTGCGTTCCTGATGCAACTGGAACAGACGACCTTTCCCGAACACAGGCAAAGCTCCCGCGAAAGCCTTCGTCGCAGCATAGCAAGCTCCAGTCAGTTGGTAGTCATTGCAGAACGCAGAGGGCGAAAACGCTGTCTCCCCATAGGGGTAGCTGTTGTCTTTCTGTTCAAACGAACCTTGCGTATCTATTCGCTGGCCGTTGATGAACGACATCGCGTAGCGGGCGTCGGTTCGTCGATGATGCAGTACATCCTCGACTTTGCGACCAACCATGGCTACGAGCGCATTTTGCTGGAAGCAGACATCAACAATGTTCGACTCGTCGAGTGGTACAGCGGGATGGGCTTCAAGCCGGTACGTTCACTGCCGGATTTCTATGGACCGGGAGAGCACGCCATCAAAATGGTGTTGCAACTCACGGGCAAGAGTAGCGCCGCAGACCGCATCGTCATCGTCGTGGATGATGCCGTCGCAGCCAGAAAATGCCTTGCCAGCATGAAATTCGTACAAGCCACCGACTACCTTTCGGACACCAATTACGCCAACTCCAGTCGGTTTCATGTTCTGAATCTTTGCGGGACATACAAGACCCACTCACTGGGTTACTATGTGTCTCTGCTGGCCTCGGCCCGCAACCATCGAGTCACTCCTTCGGTCATGGCTGTGAAGGACGCCACGACAATCTCCGTAGCGCAGAGCCTGCTTGATGAAATCCGTGACTACACAACGGAAAAACTCCCGGTTGACGCTGGGAGACCAATTGAGTTGACCTGTGTATTGGGGATGGCCCCGGACTCCAGATATGATGAATTGGCCCGGAAACTGTTTTCCCTCTTCTCCATTCCGTTCTTTTCCGTCACGCTGGAACTGCAAGAGACTTGGAAAGTCAAAAAAATCAAGTTGCTCAAACTCAAACAGGTTGCTGACAAATATCCCGAACTGCTGAACGAGGCCCTTACCCGCTATGGAGAAAAGAGGCGTTACTCTCGTCCACGCCTCAAGAACTACAAGTACGATCTGGCCATTTTGATAAACGGCAACGAGAAGACGCCGCCTTCCTGCCCGACTGCTTTGGATAATTTTCGCAAGGCTGCCGAGAAGGTCGGTTTCTTCGTCGAGTTCATTTCCAAATCCGACCACAGACGCATCTGTGAATTCGATGCCCTGTTCATTCGCGAAACCACTGCCATGGAAGATCACACCTATGCCATGGCTCGTCATGCCTATACGGAGGGCCTCGTTGTTGTGGACGATCCATGGTCCATCATGCTGTGCTCCAACAAGGTGTATCTCCATGAGAGACTGACCGGAGCCGGTA of the Pseudodesulfovibrio sp. zrk46 genome contains:
- a CDS encoding GNAT family N-acetyltransferase, with translation MSPVQESRKYSHSTVIFREALPSDLAFLMQLEQTTFPEHRQSSRESLRRSIASSSQLVVIAERRGRKRCLPIGVAVVFLFKRTLRIYSLAVDERHRVAGVGSSMMQYILDFATNHGYERILLEADINNVRLVEWYSGMGFKPVRSLPDFYGPGEHAIKMVLQLTGKSSAADRIVIVVDDAVAARKCLASMKFVQATDYLSDTNYANSSRFHVLNLCGTYKTHSLGYYVSLLASARNHRVTPSVMAVKDATTISVAQSLLDEIRDYTTEKLPVDAGRPIELTCVLGMAPDSRYDELARKLFSLFSIPFFSVTLELQETWKVKKIKLLKLKQVADKYPELLNEALTRYGEKRRYSRPRLKNYKYDLAILINGNEKTPPSCPTALDNFRKAAEKVGFFVEFISKSDHRRICEFDALFIRETTAMEDHTYAMARHAYTEGLVVVDDPWSIMLCSNKVYLHERLTGAGIRQPRGWLLTQKNSSVTFLRSLPVPLVLKLPESSFSQGVYLVDTHEDLQGKLKEMFTQTELVIAQEFLTSDYDWRIGLLDNTPLFACKYYMANNHWQIYNWQTCESEEFCGRHETLSVNQVPPHVLKAAIGASSLIGNGFYGVDIKEINGKAYVIEVNDNPNVDAGVEDALLGEELYERIMRSIFNRIETERNQIRYLY
- a CDS encoding cyanophycin synthetase is translated as MTRIDNYTQLTEYMDRLGLFHMDLTLDRMEAFWEARGLPDVPVIHVVGTNGKGSTSTFLCSIARAHGVKTGLFTSPHFITPRERVQVNRSLLDRDVWVELANEVLATPGGDKLTYFEFQTCIAMLAFEREGVELAVMEAGLGGKFDATNVFRPTLTLFTPIGMDHEKILGPTLTDIATDKAGAIHAGGQIITGIQVTEAMIPLQDRASAVNARFMYAVDMADPVDEMRLGLMGIHQSANARLALAGWRWHAAGNNYKSEPISEAFGLESAFLPGRMQQVEIDGHTFILDGAHNSHALEALDSALYAEDMRPGAVIFTCMGDKDIGPMISRIKSLTDGLIIVPDMENERACSAGELASKFGDRAVTAPSMKDALTMCHDAAEPVLVCGSLYLLAEFYSLYPQFLTP
- the selA gene encoding L-seryl-tRNA(Sec) selenium transferase: MSKLYRFLPSMDQILDGITTDKDMAALPRPLIKDHASAFLDICREEIRAGAITEEAQLKLEVLLPRMTAYVRAQSRPHFRRVLNATGVVVHTNLGRSLLAKSAIEAVAEACGHYSNCEFDLSTGQRGSRYSHVEKILCDITGAEAALVVNNNAAAVFIMLETLAKGKEVIVSRGQLVEIGGSFRIPEVMKKSGATLHEVGATNRAHVHDYENAINDETGALMRVHTSNYRIVGFTKEVGLPEMRALGDKYNLPVIEDLGSGSLYSLQGAGLLGEPTVQEVIAQGADLVSFSGDKVLGGPQAGIIVGKKEYVDRIKKNQINRAMRIDKMTLAALEATLRLYLDMDVARKQVPTLRMITASQESLKSKARRLADAIRAEFGDTAEVGMKKGFSRVGGGAFPEYDLPGTLVTLNVKGISADDLRVALLDTDPPLVARIEDDAFLLDPRTLTQTEIKLAATVLRQAAESLK